One Streptomyces sp. SAI-135 DNA segment encodes these proteins:
- a CDS encoding HNH endonuclease, which yields MPHVLVLNASYEPLGVVPLRRALVLVLENKAVSLEESGAFLHSATVTVPAPSVVRLKRFVRVPYRGPVPLTRRALFARDGGRCMYCGGVATSVDHVIPRSRGGKHVWDNVVASCRRCNHVKADRHLFEIGWRLRHKPAPPTGLAWRIIGTGHRDPRWLPYLQPFGAEDAMARIDGISA from the coding sequence GTGCCGCATGTCCTGGTACTCAACGCGTCGTACGAGCCCCTCGGCGTCGTACCGCTCCGCCGCGCGCTCGTCCTCGTCCTGGAGAACAAGGCCGTCTCCCTCGAGGAATCCGGCGCTTTCCTGCACAGCGCGACCGTCACAGTCCCCGCACCCAGCGTGGTCCGGCTCAAGCGATTCGTCCGGGTTCCCTACCGTGGGCCCGTTCCTCTCACCCGCAGGGCGCTCTTCGCCCGCGACGGGGGCCGGTGCATGTACTGCGGTGGCGTCGCAACCAGCGTCGACCACGTCATCCCGCGCAGCCGCGGGGGCAAGCACGTCTGGGACAACGTGGTGGCGTCCTGCCGGCGCTGCAACCACGTGAAGGCCGACCGGCACCTGTTCGAGATCGGCTGGCGGCTGCGCCACAAACCCGCTCCCCCCACCGGACTGGCCTGGCGCATCATCGGCACCGGCCACAGGGATCCGCGCTGGCTGCCGTACTTGCAGCCGTTCGGCGCGGAGGACGCCATGGCCCGGATCGACGGCATCTCAGCCTGA
- a CDS encoding mechanosensitive ion channel family protein: protein MSLSAVLLAASPSPSPSPSDTSTPAVPSLQDAQESATNAASWVEQNWSTWLAIGLRVLLILVIAAVLRMVVRRAITKLIDRMNRTAQAVDGTAIGGLLVNNERRRQRSQAIGSVLRSVASFIIMGTAALMVLGAFEINLAPLLASAGVAGVAIGFGARNLVTDFLSGVFMILEDQYGVGDTIDAGVASGEVIEVGLRVTKLRGDSGEIWYVRNGEVKRIGNLSQGWATAGVDVTVRASEDLDKVKRVLAEVAEKMSKEEPWNELLWSPIEVLGLDSVLLDSMVVRVSAKTMPGKSLTVERELRWRIKRAFDAADIRIVGGATVPADEEATDPAAAVAAPSVFANSESPQSAAASPLVSAPVQRPAPK, encoded by the coding sequence GTGTCCTTGTCCGCCGTCCTACTGGCCGCGAGTCCGTCGCCGTCGCCGTCCCCCTCGGACACCTCGACGCCGGCCGTGCCGAGTCTCCAGGACGCCCAGGAGAGCGCGACGAACGCCGCGAGCTGGGTGGAGCAGAACTGGTCGACCTGGCTGGCGATCGGTCTGCGGGTCCTGCTGATCCTGGTGATCGCCGCCGTGCTGAGAATGGTCGTGCGGCGGGCCATCACCAAGCTCATAGACCGGATGAACCGCACCGCCCAGGCCGTCGACGGCACGGCGATCGGCGGTCTGCTCGTCAACAACGAGCGCCGCCGCCAGCGCTCGCAGGCCATAGGGTCGGTGCTGCGCTCGGTGGCGAGCTTCATCATCATGGGCACCGCCGCCCTGATGGTCCTGGGCGCCTTCGAGATCAACCTCGCCCCGCTGCTCGCGTCGGCCGGTGTCGCGGGTGTGGCGATCGGTTTCGGCGCCCGCAACCTCGTCACGGACTTCCTCTCCGGCGTCTTCATGATCCTGGAGGACCAGTACGGCGTCGGCGACACCATCGACGCGGGCGTGGCCTCCGGCGAGGTCATCGAGGTGGGCCTGCGGGTGACCAAGCTGCGCGGCGACAGCGGCGAGATCTGGTACGTCCGCAACGGCGAGGTCAAGCGGATCGGCAACCTCTCCCAGGGCTGGGCGACGGCCGGCGTGGACGTGACCGTGCGGGCCTCCGAGGACCTCGACAAGGTCAAGCGGGTCCTGGCCGAGGTCGCCGAGAAGATGAGCAAGGAGGAGCCCTGGAACGAGCTCCTGTGGAGCCCGATCGAGGTCCTCGGCCTGGACAGCGTGCTGCTGGACTCCATGGTCGTGCGGGTCTCCGCCAAGACGATGCCGGGCAAGTCCCTCACGGTCGAGCGCGAGCTGCGCTGGCGGATCAAGCGCGCCTTCGACGCGGCGGACATCCGCATCGTGGGCGGCGCGACCGTCCCCGCCGACGAGGAGGCCACCGACCCGGCCGCGGCGGTGGCGGCCCCCTCCGTCTTCGCCAACTCCGAGTCCCCGCAGTCGGCAGCGGCCTCCCCCCTGGTGTCGGCCCCGGTCCAGCGCCCCGCGCCGAAGTAG
- a CDS encoding ROK family transcriptional regulator, whose amino-acid sequence MAGTPRTLRAMNDRAALDLLLEHGPLSRTRIGKLTGLSKPTASQLLARLEASGLVLATGTSEGRPGPNAQLYEVDPTAAYAAGLDVTPERILAAVADITGREVGSFELPTPGRRPAQPVVQQVTEALDGAVKAAGLARGDVHRLVIGTPGAFDPGTGRLRYASHLPGWHTPTLLDELAAALPMPVEYENDVNLVAVAEQRLGAARGHEDFVLLWNEGGLGAALVLGGRLHRGWTGGAGEVGFLPVPGAPLVRQVTRANSGGYQELAGSQAIPQLARELGMTDIPSGPYAEVAAALVERAATEDTVLNRLLLETYATRLATGLASLVSVLDPELVVLSGASLTAGGDTLRALVQAELEELAASRPRLVVGAVREHPVLRGALESALAATRDEVFDTSR is encoded by the coding sequence ATGGCAGGCACACCACGCACACTCCGCGCCATGAACGACCGTGCCGCGCTCGACCTCCTGCTGGAGCACGGCCCCCTCTCCCGTACGCGGATCGGCAAGCTCACCGGCCTCTCCAAGCCGACCGCGTCCCAGCTCCTGGCCCGCCTCGAGGCGTCGGGGCTCGTCCTCGCCACCGGTACCAGCGAGGGCAGGCCGGGACCCAACGCCCAGCTCTACGAGGTCGACCCGACCGCCGCCTACGCCGCCGGGCTCGACGTCACCCCCGAGCGCATCCTCGCCGCGGTCGCCGACATCACCGGCCGCGAGGTGGGCTCCTTCGAACTGCCGACCCCGGGAAGGCGACCCGCCCAGCCCGTCGTGCAGCAGGTCACCGAGGCCCTCGACGGCGCGGTGAAGGCGGCGGGGCTGGCCCGCGGCGACGTCCACCGGCTCGTCATCGGCACCCCGGGCGCCTTCGACCCGGGCACGGGCCGGCTGCGCTACGCCTCCCACCTCCCCGGCTGGCACACCCCGACCCTCCTCGACGAACTCGCCGCCGCCCTGCCGATGCCGGTCGAGTACGAGAACGACGTCAACCTCGTCGCCGTGGCCGAGCAGCGGCTCGGCGCCGCCCGCGGCCACGAGGACTTCGTGCTGCTGTGGAACGAGGGCGGTCTCGGTGCCGCCCTGGTCCTCGGCGGCCGGCTGCACCGCGGCTGGACCGGCGGCGCGGGAGAGGTGGGTTTCCTGCCGGTTCCCGGAGCGCCCCTGGTCCGACAGGTGACCAGGGCCAACAGTGGTGGCTACCAGGAACTCGCCGGTTCCCAGGCCATCCCCCAGCTCGCCCGCGAGCTCGGCATGACGGACATCCCCTCGGGGCCGTACGCCGAGGTCGCCGCCGCCCTCGTCGAGCGGGCCGCCACCGAGGACACCGTCCTGAACAGGCTGCTCCTGGAGACCTACGCCACCCGGCTGGCCACCGGTCTCGCCTCCCTCGTCTCCGTCCTCGACCCCGAACTCGTCGTCCTCAGCGGTGCCTCGCTCACCGCCGGCGGCGACACCCTGCGCGCCCTCGTCCAGGCCGAGCTGGAGGAACTGGCAGCCTCCCGGCCCCGGCTGGTCGTCGGCGCCGTCCGTGAACACCCCGTGCTGCGCGGCGCCCTGGAGAGCGCGCTGGCGGCCACCCGCGACGAGGTCTTCGACACCTCGCGCTGA
- a CDS encoding ABC transporter substrate-binding protein, which translates to MRTAVPSAARKAAFALTVSAVLVTTACTGQSSSGADDDASKETTVNFWHAWSADSEVKAVKSLVAGFEKAHPNIHVNVVGNMTDDKINQALRTGGGKAPDVISSFTTNNVGKFCSSGALVDLNPFFEKSDIDPAKTFPAAMNEYTQFDGDRCAVPLLGDAYGLYYNKTAFEKAGITSPPKTWSEFEKDAKKLTIAQGDSYRQLGFMPNYHGWETTTEHYLGQFSPTYFDTSGKSTIATDPAVTAAFTVQKKLVDELGGYRKLEKYRAGLGDEWGPKHPFQTGQVAMQLDGEWRLGMALDAKPDFEIGVAPLPVPDDQADQYGKGYITGTIAGIAANSTKQNAAWEFLKYITTDTDAVVGFSNDIHNVPSTLAALKSPKLKYDPRFKTFLDIAANPHSTTAPSSINGGVYLTTVQDLGYAYESGKVTDLKKGLAAAAEQIDTDIAQAK; encoded by the coding sequence ATGCGCACAGCCGTACCCTCAGCCGCCCGAAAAGCGGCCTTTGCCCTGACCGTGTCCGCGGTGCTCGTCACCACCGCCTGTACCGGCCAGTCCTCCTCCGGCGCCGACGACGACGCCTCCAAGGAGACGACCGTCAACTTCTGGCACGCCTGGAGCGCGGACTCCGAGGTGAAGGCCGTGAAGAGCCTGGTCGCCGGCTTCGAGAAGGCGCACCCCAACATCCACGTCAACGTCGTCGGCAACATGACCGACGACAAGATCAACCAGGCGCTGCGCACGGGCGGCGGCAAGGCCCCGGACGTCATCTCGTCGTTCACCACCAACAACGTGGGCAAGTTCTGCTCCTCGGGCGCGCTGGTCGACCTGAACCCGTTCTTCGAGAAGTCGGACATCGACCCGGCGAAGACCTTCCCGGCCGCGATGAACGAGTACACGCAGTTCGACGGCGACCGCTGTGCCGTGCCGCTGCTGGGCGACGCGTACGGGCTCTACTACAACAAGACCGCGTTCGAGAAGGCCGGGATCACGAGCCCGCCCAAGACGTGGTCCGAGTTCGAGAAGGACGCCAAGAAGCTGACGATCGCCCAGGGCGACTCGTACAGGCAGCTCGGGTTCATGCCGAACTACCACGGCTGGGAGACCACGACCGAGCACTACCTGGGCCAGTTCTCGCCCACCTACTTCGACACCTCGGGCAAGTCCACGATCGCCACCGACCCGGCCGTCACCGCCGCCTTCACCGTCCAGAAGAAACTCGTCGACGAGCTCGGCGGCTACCGGAAGCTGGAGAAGTACCGCGCGGGCCTCGGCGACGAGTGGGGCCCCAAGCACCCCTTCCAGACCGGCCAGGTCGCCATGCAGCTCGACGGCGAGTGGCGCCTCGGCATGGCCCTGGACGCCAAGCCGGACTTCGAGATCGGCGTGGCCCCGCTGCCGGTCCCCGACGACCAGGCCGACCAGTACGGCAAGGGATACATCACCGGCACCATCGCCGGCATCGCCGCCAACAGCACCAAGCAGAACGCGGCCTGGGAGTTCCTGAAGTACATCACCACGGACACGGACGCGGTCGTCGGCTTCTCGAACGACATCCACAACGTGCCGTCCACGCTGGCCGCACTCAAGTCGCCGAAGCTGAAGTACGACCCGCGCTTCAAGACCTTCCTCGACATCGCGGCGAACCCGCACTCGACGACCGCCCCGTCCTCGATCAACGGCGGTGTCTACCTGACCACCGTCCAGGACCTCGGCTACGCCTACGAGAGCGGCAAGGTCACCGACCTGAAGAAGGGCCTCGCCGCCGCGGCCGAGCAGATCGACACGGACATCGCGCAGGCGAAGTGA
- a CDS encoding sugar ABC transporter permease — protein MAATITLASKRRRSALRTLAFMSPWLIGFSVFFAYPLISTVYFSFMHYDGFRPPTWSGTKNWTYVFEHYPFFWPALRNTLWLVVVMVSLRVVFGLGVGLLITKIKTGTGVFRTLFYLPYLAPPVAATMAFAFLLNPGTGPVNSILEKAGIPAPGWFNDPTWSKPALTLLALWGIGDLMVIFMAALLDVPQEQYEAAELDGASAWQRFRFVTLPNISPIVMFAVVTGVIQTMQYYTQPLIAGKVASGVIQGAGTQFEPGYPEKSTLTLPQLVYNLGFQRFDYGSACVVALVLFALSMVFTAFLMRRRGGLLQAGD, from the coding sequence ATGGCCGCGACGATCACGCTCGCCTCGAAGCGCCGCAGGTCGGCGCTGCGGACCCTCGCCTTCATGTCCCCCTGGCTGATCGGCTTCTCGGTCTTCTTCGCCTATCCGCTGATCTCCACGGTCTACTTCTCGTTCATGCACTACGACGGCTTCAGGCCGCCGACCTGGAGCGGGACGAAGAACTGGACCTACGTCTTCGAGCACTACCCCTTCTTCTGGCCGGCCCTGCGCAACACCCTGTGGCTGGTCGTGGTGATGGTGTCCCTCCGGGTCGTCTTCGGACTCGGTGTCGGCCTGCTCATCACGAAGATCAAGACGGGGACGGGTGTCTTCCGGACGCTCTTCTACCTGCCGTACCTGGCTCCGCCGGTGGCCGCCACCATGGCCTTCGCCTTCCTGCTCAACCCCGGTACGGGCCCGGTCAACTCGATCCTGGAGAAGGCCGGCATCCCGGCCCCCGGCTGGTTCAACGACCCCACCTGGTCCAAGCCGGCCCTCACCCTGCTCGCCCTGTGGGGCATCGGCGACCTGATGGTCATCTTCATGGCCGCGCTGCTCGACGTGCCGCAGGAGCAGTACGAGGCGGCCGAGCTGGACGGGGCGTCGGCCTGGCAGCGGTTCCGGTTCGTCACCCTGCCCAACATCTCGCCGATCGTGATGTTCGCGGTCGTCACCGGCGTGATCCAGACCATGCAGTACTACACACAGCCGTTGATCGCGGGGAAGGTCGCCTCGGGGGTGATCCAGGGCGCGGGCACCCAGTTCGAGCCCGGCTATCCGGAGAAGTCCACGCTGACCCTCCCCCAGCTCGTCTACAACCTCGGCTTCCAGCGCTTCGACTACGGCTCCGCGTGTGTCGTCGCCCTCGTCCTCTTCGCCCTGTCGATGGTGTTCACCGCGTTCCTGATGCGGCGCCGGGGCGGTCTCCTCCAGGCAGGTGACTGA
- a CDS encoding carbohydrate ABC transporter permease, with product MTQVLDRPVELKTPASPAERTARRRALLEWVAVHSLGIAAALFFTLPFVFVFLTSLMSDSQALSRDLIPHTWEWGNYRRVLDTPGFLTWWRNTLIYAGLGTVLTVVSSVPVAYALAKFRFRGRNLSLMLVISMMMLPPQVVIIPMYLFWAKQLGLSGTLWPLIIPMAFGDAFSIFLLRQFLMTIPNEYVDAAKVDGCGDLRTLLKVVVPMAKPGIAAVALFQFFYAWNDYFGPQIYASENQNAWTLSYGLESFKGMHHTDWNLTMAATVLVMAPVILVFFFAQKAFVEGVTLTGVKG from the coding sequence ATGACCCAAGTACTGGACCGGCCGGTGGAGTTGAAGACCCCGGCCTCGCCCGCCGAGCGCACCGCCCGGCGCCGGGCCCTGCTGGAGTGGGTGGCGGTCCACTCGCTCGGCATCGCCGCCGCGCTCTTCTTCACGCTGCCCTTCGTGTTCGTGTTCCTGACCTCGCTGATGAGCGACAGCCAGGCCCTCAGCCGCGATCTGATCCCGCACACCTGGGAGTGGGGCAACTACCGACGGGTCCTCGACACCCCGGGCTTCCTGACCTGGTGGCGCAACACGCTGATCTACGCGGGACTGGGAACGGTCCTCACGGTCGTGTCGTCGGTCCCGGTGGCGTACGCGCTCGCCAAGTTCCGCTTCCGGGGCCGCAACCTGTCCCTGATGCTGGTGATCTCGATGATGATGCTGCCGCCCCAGGTCGTCATCATCCCGATGTACCTCTTCTGGGCGAAGCAGCTCGGTCTGTCGGGCACACTGTGGCCGCTGATCATCCCGATGGCGTTCGGGGACGCGTTCTCGATCTTCCTGCTCCGGCAGTTCCTGATGACGATCCCGAACGAGTACGTGGACGCGGCCAAGGTCGACGGCTGCGGCGATCTGCGCACCCTGCTGAAGGTCGTCGTCCCCATGGCCAAGCCCGGCATCGCGGCCGTCGCGCTCTTCCAGTTCTTCTACGCCTGGAACGACTACTTCGGCCCGCAGATCTACGCCTCGGAGAACCAGAACGCCTGGACACTGAGCTACGGCCTGGAGTCCTTCAAGGGCATGCACCACACCGACTGGAACCTCACCATGGCCGCGACCGTGCTGGTCATGGCCCCCGTGATCCTCGTGTTCTTCTTCGCGCAGAAGGCGTTCGTCGAGGGCGTCACGCTGACCGGAGTGAAGGGTTAA
- a CDS encoding 6-phospho-beta-glucosidase, translating into MKLTVVGGGSTYTPELIDGFARLRDTLPVEELVLVDPAAERLELVGGLARRIFARQGHDGRIVTTSDLDAGVDGADAVLLQLRVGGQAARQQDETWPLECGCVGQETTGAGGLAKALRTVPVVLDIAERVRRTNPDAWIIDFTNPVGIVTRALLQAGHKAVGLCNVAIGFQRKFAGLLGLTPSDVHLDHVGLNHLTWETGVRLGGPEGEDVLPKLLGEHGEAIAGDLHLPRTLLDRLGVVPSYYLRYFYAHDEVVRELGTKPSRAAEVAAMEEQLLRMYGDPALDEKPELLAKRGGAYYSEAAVDLAAGLLGGGGSPYQVVNTLNRGTLPFLPDDAVIEVQAAVGPKGPTPLAVPAVDPLFAGLMANVTAYEDLALTAALRGGRGRVFKALLAHPLVGQYAYAEGLTDRLIAHNREHLAWA; encoded by the coding sequence GTGAAACTCACCGTGGTCGGCGGAGGCTCGACCTACACCCCCGAACTCATCGACGGTTTCGCCCGCCTGCGCGACACCCTGCCCGTCGAGGAACTCGTCCTGGTCGACCCGGCCGCCGAGCGCCTGGAGCTGGTGGGCGGGCTCGCCCGGCGCATCTTCGCCCGGCAGGGCCATGACGGCCGTATCGTCACCACGTCCGACCTGGACGCGGGCGTGGACGGCGCCGACGCCGTGCTCCTTCAGCTCCGCGTCGGCGGCCAGGCGGCCCGGCAACAGGACGAGACCTGGCCCCTGGAGTGCGGCTGCGTCGGCCAGGAGACCACCGGCGCGGGCGGCCTCGCCAAGGCGCTGCGCACGGTCCCGGTCGTCCTCGACATCGCCGAACGCGTCCGCAGGACCAACCCGGACGCCTGGATCATCGACTTCACCAACCCCGTCGGAATCGTCACCCGCGCGCTGCTCCAGGCCGGGCACAAGGCGGTCGGGCTGTGCAACGTGGCGATCGGCTTCCAGCGGAAGTTCGCGGGCCTGCTCGGCCTCACCCCCTCCGACGTCCACCTCGACCACGTCGGCCTCAACCACCTCACCTGGGAGACCGGCGTACGGCTCGGCGGCCCCGAGGGCGAGGACGTGCTGCCCAAGCTGCTCGGCGAGCACGGCGAGGCGATCGCCGGCGACCTGCACCTGCCGCGCACGCTCCTCGACCGGCTCGGTGTGGTCCCGTCGTACTACCTGCGCTACTTCTACGCGCACGACGAGGTCGTACGGGAACTGGGCACCAAGCCGTCCCGGGCCGCCGAAGTCGCGGCGATGGAGGAGCAGTTGCTGCGGATGTACGGCGACCCGGCCCTGGACGAGAAACCGGAGCTGCTCGCCAAGCGGGGCGGCGCCTACTACTCGGAGGCGGCGGTGGACCTGGCCGCCGGACTGCTCGGCGGGGGCGGCAGCCCCTACCAGGTGGTCAACACCCTCAACCGGGGCACGCTGCCGTTCCTGCCCGACGACGCGGTGATCGAGGTGCAGGCGGCGGTGGGCCCGAAGGGACCGACCCCGCTGGCGGTTCCGGCCGTGGACCCGCTGTTCGCGGGGCTGATGGCCAACGTCACCGCGTACGAGGACCTGGCACTGACGGCCGCCCTGCGCGGGGGCCGGGGCCGGGTCTTCAAGGCGCTCCTCGCCCACCCCCTCGTCGGCCAGTACGCGTACGCCGAGGGACTCACCGACCGACTGATCGCACACAACCGGGAGCATCTCGCGTGGGCCTGA
- a CDS encoding BadF/BadG/BcrA/BcrD ATPase family protein translates to MGLTACVLAVDAGNSKTDVAVVAADGSVLATARGGGFRPPVVGVEKAVDVVADAVGRAFAAAGVSAVEHVSACLANADFPVEEQQLAAALHARAWGADVEVRNDTFAILRAGAAEPRGVAVVCGAGINCVGMRPDGRTARFPALGRISGDWGGGWGLAEEALWHAARAEDGRGVDTELARVLPAHFGLPSMYALVEALHLGEIAPDRRHELTPVLFAAAAAGDPVARSLVDRLADEVVSMATVALTRLDLLDEETPVLLGGSVLAARHPQLDDGVRELLAARAPKAVPRVVTASPVLGAALLGLDRAGASAEVQARVRAYYEA, encoded by the coding sequence GTGGGCCTGACCGCATGCGTCCTCGCCGTCGACGCGGGCAACAGCAAGACCGACGTCGCGGTCGTGGCGGCCGACGGAAGCGTCCTCGCCACGGCCCGCGGCGGCGGGTTCCGCCCCCCGGTGGTGGGCGTCGAGAAGGCCGTGGACGTCGTCGCCGACGCGGTCGGGCGGGCCTTCGCCGCGGCCGGAGTGAGCGCGGTCGAGCATGTCTCGGCCTGTCTCGCCAACGCCGACTTCCCGGTGGAGGAACAGCAGTTGGCGGCGGCGCTGCACGCGCGCGCGTGGGGCGCGGACGTGGAGGTCCGCAACGACACCTTCGCGATCCTGCGGGCCGGGGCCGCCGAGCCGCGCGGGGTCGCCGTGGTGTGCGGGGCGGGCATCAACTGCGTCGGCATGCGGCCCGACGGCCGTACCGCGCGCTTCCCGGCGCTCGGCCGGATCTCCGGGGACTGGGGCGGCGGCTGGGGCCTCGCGGAGGAGGCCCTGTGGCATGCCGCCCGTGCGGAGGACGGGCGGGGTGTCGACACCGAGCTCGCGCGCGTGCTGCCCGCTCACTTCGGGCTGCCGTCGATGTACGCCCTCGTCGAGGCCCTGCACCTGGGGGAGATCGCCCCCGACCGCCGCCACGAACTGACCCCCGTGCTGTTCGCCGCGGCCGCCGCCGGCGACCCGGTGGCCCGCTCGCTCGTCGACCGGCTGGCCGACGAGGTGGTGTCCATGGCGACGGTGGCGCTGACCCGCCTCGACCTCCTCGACGAGGAGACGCCGGTCCTGCTCGGCGGCAGCGTCCTGGCCGCCCGGCACCCCCAACTGGACGACGGGGTGCGGGAACTCCTGGCGGCCCGCGCCCCCAAGGCGGTGCCCCGGGTGGTGACGGCGAGTCCGGTCCTGGGCGCCGCGCTCCTCGGCCTGGACCGGGCCGGGGCGTCCGCGGAGGTGCAGGCGAGGGTGCGGGCGTACTACGAGGCCTGA
- a CDS encoding glutamate ABC transporter substrate-binding protein — MRMRGRVRAGLRGWGGVGAMAAVCVLVFAFALLLPLARPPGDGSTGSGGPGLTRAEQAAADDPCLDPAIKAHPEEQTLSPSGADGPTIDRIKAREGEKRKLIVGVDQNSYRWGYRNPNGGENADLEGFDIDLVHRIAQDILGDANAVQFKAIPTNQRIPAIQNGRVDMVVRTMTINCTRVGQVAFSAPYFKTGQQVLAPKSSDIEGYDGTLAHKRICTAEGSTAFSKLEDDKKAGDLVASADIRTTVPNQLDCLVRLQLGEVDAVVTDGALAASQAAQDPTVELKGSPFTTEYYGVAMKSDADDLVRRVNQILVDYRKDDTNGWQASYDRWLSATLDKNSAKSEPPPPKYLRTS; from the coding sequence ATGCGGATGCGTGGACGGGTGCGGGCCGGTCTCAGGGGCTGGGGCGGGGTGGGGGCGATGGCCGCCGTCTGTGTCCTGGTGTTCGCTTTCGCCCTGCTGCTGCCGCTGGCCCGGCCACCCGGCGACGGCAGCACGGGCAGCGGCGGCCCGGGGCTGACCCGTGCCGAGCAGGCCGCGGCGGACGACCCCTGTCTCGATCCCGCGATCAAGGCGCACCCGGAGGAGCAGACTCTGTCCCCGTCGGGCGCGGACGGCCCGACCATCGACAGGATCAAGGCCCGCGAGGGCGAGAAGCGCAAGCTGATCGTCGGCGTCGACCAGAACAGCTACCGCTGGGGTTACCGCAACCCCAACGGCGGGGAGAACGCCGACCTGGAGGGCTTCGACATCGACCTGGTGCACCGGATCGCCCAGGACATCCTCGGCGACGCCAACGCGGTGCAGTTCAAGGCCATCCCCACCAACCAGCGCATCCCTGCCATACAGAACGGCCGGGTCGACATGGTCGTCCGCACGATGACGATCAACTGCACGCGTGTCGGCCAAGTGGCGTTCTCCGCACCGTACTTCAAGACGGGGCAGCAGGTCCTCGCCCCCAAGTCCTCGGACATCGAGGGCTACGACGGCACGCTGGCGCACAAGAGGATCTGCACGGCGGAGGGTTCGACCGCCTTCAGCAAGCTGGAGGACGACAAGAAGGCCGGGGATCTCGTCGCCTCCGCCGACATCCGCACCACGGTGCCCAACCAGCTCGACTGCCTGGTCAGGCTCCAGCTCGGCGAGGTCGACGCCGTGGTCACCGACGGGGCGCTCGCCGCCAGTCAGGCCGCCCAGGACCCCACGGTCGAACTGAAGGGCTCCCCCTTCACCACCGAGTACTACGGCGTGGCGATGAAGAGCGACGCCGACGATCTGGTACGCCGGGTCAACCAGATCCTGGTGGACTACCGCAAGGACGACACGAACGGCTGGCAGGCGTCGTACGACAGGTGGCTGTCCGCCACACTGGACAAGAACTCGGCGAAGTCGGAACCGCCGCCACCGAAGTACCTGCGCACGAGCTGA